One Methylocaldum marinum DNA window includes the following coding sequences:
- the frr gene encoding ribosome recycling factor, translated as MIDDVQKRTTERMKKSIEALKHELAKIRTGRAHPSLLDHIMVSYYGNEVPLTQTANVAVEDARTLTVTPWERSMVQAIEKAIMTSDLGLNPSTAGAVIRVPMPPLTEQRRRDLIKVVRQEAENARVAVRNIRRDANNELKAALKDKQISEDQERRSQEQIQRLTDQYIKEIDVLLSEKEADLLAI; from the coding sequence ATGATCGACGATGTTCAAAAACGGACTACGGAGCGAATGAAGAAGAGTATCGAGGCGCTCAAGCATGAGCTTGCCAAGATCAGGACCGGCCGAGCCCATCCAAGCCTTTTGGATCACATAATGGTGTCGTACTACGGGAACGAAGTTCCGTTGACGCAAACCGCCAATGTGGCCGTCGAAGATGCCCGTACCCTGACTGTGACCCCCTGGGAACGTAGTATGGTTCAGGCAATCGAAAAGGCGATCATGACATCGGATCTGGGCTTGAATCCTTCAACGGCGGGCGCGGTCATTCGCGTTCCGATGCCACCGCTGACCGAGCAACGGCGGCGAGATCTGATCAAGGTTGTGCGCCAAGAGGCGGAGAATGCCCGGGTTGCGGTTCGTAATATACGACGCGATGCCAATAATGAGCTCAAGGCTGCGCTAAAGGACAAACAGATCTCCGAAGACCAGGAGCGTCGTAGCCAGGAGCAGATTCAACGACTGACCGATCAGTACATCAAAGAAATCGATGTTTTGCTGAGCGAAAAGGAAGCGGACCTCCTGGCGATATAA
- the map gene encoding type I methionyl aminopeptidase, with product MSTILKTPAEIEKMRVAGRLAAQVLEMIEPFVTPGITTEELDQICHDYIVDVQKAIPAPLNYKGFPKSICTSINYQVCHGIPGPKKLKSGDIVNIDITVIKDGYHGDTSKMFLVGDVPIRARRLIKICQESMYLGIQQVRPGGRLGDIGFAIQRHAESHGYSVVQEFCGHGIGRNFHEDPQVLHYGKSNTGMLLEPGMIFTVEPMINLGKRYVKILPDGWTAVTKDHSLSAQWEHTVLVTEDGYEILTLRQEEANEIENGRLKLAGL from the coding sequence ATGAGCACCATCCTGAAAACACCCGCCGAAATCGAAAAAATGCGTGTCGCCGGCCGACTCGCTGCGCAAGTCCTGGAAATGATCGAGCCCTTCGTGACCCCCGGAATTACCACCGAAGAGCTGGATCAAATTTGCCACGATTACATTGTTGACGTACAAAAAGCCATTCCCGCTCCCCTGAATTACAAAGGATTTCCCAAATCCATCTGCACCTCGATAAACTATCAGGTGTGCCATGGCATACCTGGCCCGAAAAAGCTCAAAAGCGGCGATATCGTGAACATCGACATCACGGTCATCAAGGATGGCTATCACGGTGATACCAGCAAGATGTTCCTCGTCGGCGATGTACCCATACGCGCCAGGCGCCTGATCAAAATTTGCCAGGAATCCATGTATCTCGGGATTCAGCAGGTGCGTCCGGGCGGGCGGCTGGGCGACATCGGCTTCGCCATCCAGCGGCACGCGGAATCTCATGGCTATTCTGTGGTACAGGAATTCTGCGGCCATGGTATCGGCCGTAATTTTCACGAAGATCCGCAAGTGCTTCACTACGGCAAATCCAATACCGGAATGTTGCTGGAACCGGGTATGATTTTCACCGTCGAACCCATGATCAATTTGGGAAAGCGCTATGTAAAAATTCTTCCGGATGGATGGACCGCCGTTACCAAAGACCACAGCCTGTCCGCGCAATGGGAGCACACTGTTTTGGTAACGGAGGATGGCTACGAAATCCTCACCCTGCGCCAAGAAGAGGCAAACGAGATTGAAAACGGCCGACTCAAACTCGCCGGATTATAA
- a CDS encoding phosphatidate cytidylyltransferase — protein sequence MLKNRVITAILLAPLIVAAILFLPVDGFAVFWGAIILAGAWEWGNLSGLGGFLARLGFVGVILAFLFAARYFAIDWAPGELPQWFYWSVVAWWFLWGIAFRRMPEKLVQIKYPLAAKLGAGALVLVSGWILMVWLRLNFHQQQVLYLVFLVWSADAAAYFVGKRWGHTKLLEPVSPGKTIEGVYGALFVTAILALSVGLFVKLDAITLADFVFLSLFTAAASVCGDLFESLAKRVRGVKDSGALLPGHGGILDRIDSLLAAVSVFYAGSLVLGIFLSAGLETSVVIPQEPNTDVPVEAVPYEDEGTLDEDFTGEGAINEGGSPSDNGAP from the coding sequence ATGCTGAAGAATCGAGTCATTACGGCTATATTGCTGGCGCCCCTCATAGTTGCCGCAATTTTGTTCTTGCCCGTTGACGGTTTTGCAGTATTTTGGGGTGCGATTATTTTGGCTGGCGCCTGGGAGTGGGGGAATCTTTCAGGACTAGGCGGGTTCCTTGCGCGTTTGGGGTTCGTTGGTGTCATTCTCGCTTTTCTGTTCGCAGCGCGGTATTTCGCGATCGACTGGGCTCCGGGCGAGCTGCCGCAGTGGTTTTATTGGTCCGTGGTAGCCTGGTGGTTCTTGTGGGGGATCGCATTCCGCCGAATGCCGGAGAAATTGGTTCAAATCAAGTATCCGCTTGCTGCGAAACTCGGGGCCGGTGCGCTCGTTCTGGTCAGCGGATGGATCCTGATGGTCTGGCTAAGGTTGAACTTTCATCAGCAACAGGTCCTTTATTTGGTATTTCTCGTCTGGTCGGCCGATGCCGCCGCCTATTTCGTGGGTAAACGCTGGGGACATACCAAATTGCTGGAGCCGGTCAGCCCCGGTAAAACGATCGAAGGAGTTTACGGGGCCTTGTTCGTTACCGCGATTTTGGCGCTTTCGGTTGGGCTATTCGTAAAGCTCGACGCAATCACGTTGGCCGACTTCGTTTTCCTGTCTTTGTTCACGGCGGCCGCTTCAGTCTGCGGCGACCTTTTTGAAAGCCTTGCGAAGCGGGTTCGCGGAGTCAAAGACAGCGGCGCGCTTCTGCCGGGGCATGGTGGAATCCTTGACCGGATCGATAGCTTGCTGGCCGCGGTTTCTGTTTTTTACGCCGGTTCATTGGTCCTAGGCATATTTTTGTCGGCCGGGTTGGAAACGAGTGTTGTTATTCCACAAGAGCCGAATACGGACGTTCCCGTAGAAGCCGTACCTTATGAAGATGAGGGGACGCTCGATGAAGACTTTACCGGAGAAGGTGCCATAAACGAAGGCGGCTCTCCCTCGGATAACGGAGCGCCTTGA
- the uppS gene encoding polyprenyl diphosphate synthase, with protein MEKPAVPIDDYRMPRHIAIVMDGNGRWAKKRFLPRTAGHRAGVAAVRKVIECCLKRRIEALTLFAFSSENWRRPPQEVSLLMELFLTTLERETEKLNENGVRLRVIGDRAAFAPVLQEKISAAERLTSENSQLNLTIAANYGGRWDILQAARVLAERVAQGDLCPEDISTGVFESELALADLPEPDLFIRTGGEQRISNFLLWQLAYTELYFSPALWPDFDDQALELALNDYASRQRRFGYTSEQVEDLVSENACPKTGESR; from the coding sequence ATGGAAAAGCCCGCTGTCCCTATCGATGATTACCGCATGCCCCGCCATATCGCCATAGTTATGGATGGTAACGGACGCTGGGCAAAAAAACGCTTTTTGCCGCGTACGGCCGGGCACCGCGCGGGCGTTGCAGCTGTCCGGAAGGTGATCGAGTGTTGCCTCAAGCGCCGCATAGAGGCCCTTACCTTGTTTGCGTTCAGTAGTGAAAACTGGCGGCGCCCTCCACAGGAAGTGTCGCTGCTTATGGAGTTGTTTTTGACAACCCTGGAGCGGGAAACCGAGAAACTTAACGAAAATGGGGTACGGCTCAGGGTTATAGGTGATCGTGCGGCGTTTGCACCGGTATTGCAGGAGAAGATTTCGGCTGCCGAAAGGCTGACCAGCGAAAATTCTCAGTTGAATCTGACGATCGCGGCGAACTACGGTGGTCGCTGGGACATTTTGCAGGCTGCGCGTGTGCTTGCGGAAAGAGTGGCGCAGGGCGATCTGTGCCCCGAGGACATTAGTACGGGAGTGTTCGAGTCCGAGCTGGCATTGGCGGATTTGCCGGAACCCGACCTGTTTATTCGTACCGGCGGGGAGCAGCGGATCAGCAACTTCCTGTTGTGGCAACTCGCGTATACCGAGCTCTATTTTTCACCTGCTTTATGGCCTGATTTTGATGATCAAGCGCTCGAACTGGCGTTGAACGACTATGCAAGCCGACAGCGCCGCTTTGGATATACCAGTGAGCAGGTCGAGGATCTGGTTTCAGAGAACGCTTGCCCTAAGACAGGCGAATCCCGTTAA
- a CDS encoding DUF6763 family protein, protein MPTVADPLLENWYQDAETGRSFRVVAMDEDNDSIEIQYLNGDLGEFDFASWYESPFIPIEPPEDWSTPFDDVELDDLGYTDPDLHAPDQRDLTLDDFLNDEDEH, encoded by the coding sequence ATGCCGACGGTTGCAGATCCACTACTCGAAAACTGGTATCAAGATGCCGAGACCGGAAGATCGTTCCGTGTTGTGGCCATGGACGAGGATAATGACTCGATCGAAATCCAGTACCTTAACGGCGATCTGGGTGAATTCGACTTCGCTTCCTGGTACGAGTCGCCGTTTATCCCCATAGAGCCGCCCGAGGATTGGAGCACCCCGTTCGACGATGTTGAACTCGATGACCTCGGCTATACCGATCCGGATTTGCACGCACCGGATCAGCGCGATCTCACTCTGGACGATTTCTTAAACGACGAAGACGAGCATTGA
- the ispC gene encoding 1-deoxy-D-xylulose-5-phosphate reductoisomerase, which translates to MEGICILGSTGSIGVSTLDVVARHPDLYRVVALTANNNLDRLYEQCLRFQPRFVVLLGESQAEVLRRRLDAAGVSEIEVLSGTRSLEEVAMLPEVDGVMAAIVGAAGLLPTLAAARAGKTVYLANKEALVMSGQLFMAEVAKSGAKLLPIDSEHNAIFQCMPADYRAGQMASGVRRILLTASGGPFLRKPLDELVDVTPEQAIAHPNWVMGRKISVDSATMMNKGLEVIEACLLFNMRPDRVQVVIHRQSVIHSMVDYVDGTVLAQMGSPDMRIPIAHALAWPGRFESGAEPLDLFSVRQLDFEAPDEARFPCLSLAYDAVRAAGTMPAILNAANEVAVSSFLENKIRFTHIPETIKHCMASIAPGPADTIEAVLDADRMARSTAESYINRLAVS; encoded by the coding sequence ATGGAAGGCATTTGCATTCTGGGCTCGACGGGGTCGATTGGCGTCAGCACGCTCGACGTGGTTGCGAGACATCCGGACCTTTACCGGGTGGTGGCACTTACGGCCAATAACAATTTGGACCGTCTCTATGAACAATGCCTGCGGTTCCAACCTCGGTTCGTGGTCCTGCTCGGCGAGAGCCAGGCGGAAGTGCTTAGACGGCGACTTGATGCTGCGGGGGTGTCGGAAATCGAGGTGCTGAGCGGAACGAGATCTTTGGAGGAAGTGGCCATGTTGCCGGAAGTGGACGGTGTCATGGCCGCCATAGTCGGTGCGGCGGGACTTCTGCCAACTCTCGCTGCAGCGCGGGCCGGTAAGACCGTGTATCTGGCGAACAAGGAAGCGCTAGTGATGTCGGGCCAGCTTTTCATGGCCGAAGTCGCGAAATCCGGCGCCAAGCTGTTGCCGATCGACAGCGAGCACAATGCCATATTCCAATGCATGCCGGCGGATTATCGCGCCGGTCAGATGGCTTCCGGTGTTCGGCGAATCCTGCTGACCGCTTCCGGCGGCCCCTTCTTGCGTAAACCTTTGGATGAACTGGTCGACGTCACACCTGAACAGGCCATCGCCCATCCCAACTGGGTCATGGGCCGGAAAATTTCCGTCGATTCGGCTACCATGATGAATAAGGGCCTGGAAGTTATAGAAGCATGCTTGTTGTTCAACATGCGGCCTGATCGGGTGCAAGTGGTCATTCATCGGCAGAGCGTCATACATTCAATGGTCGATTACGTCGACGGGACGGTGCTGGCACAAATGGGTAGCCCGGATATGCGCATCCCGATTGCTCATGCCTTGGCCTGGCCGGGCCGGTTCGAGTCTGGTGCGGAACCTCTGGATTTATTCAGTGTCAGACAATTGGATTTCGAGGCTCCGGATGAAGCGCGCTTCCCGTGTTTGAGTCTCGCCTACGATGCCGTCCGCGCCGCAGGCACGATGCCCGCAATTCTAAATGCCGCTAATGAAGTGGCAGTTTCATCGTTTCTAGAAAACAAAATACGATTTACACATATTCCGGAGACAATTAAGCATTGCATGGCCTCTATTGCACCCGGCCCCGCCGACACTATCGAAGCCGTTCTCGATGCGGACCGCATGGCTCGCTCTACGGCCGAGTCGTACATTAACCGGCTAGCTGTGTCTTGA
- the glnD gene encoding [protein-PII] uridylyltransferase, translating to MLSSAEHIRSLREHIQQHNEELTGRFHAGIPAADLIRARSDFMDELLGACWNHFLGPEAQQLALVAVGGYGRRELHPYSDIDLLILLDAHCSSGARAEDSAYRQSLAEFFNLLWDIGLKPAHSVRTIDECVEQARQDLTVITNLMECRLLDGSPALFKELWARIGPEHLWSSREFFEAKMAEQAARYAKYHDTAYNLEPNIKEGPGGLRDIQIIGWIIKRHYNASNLNDLLLHGWLTEAEHGELMQAQHFLWQLRFALHTLTGRCEDRLLFEYQKELARKFGYQDPNVNQAVEQFMQRYFRTVMGLERLNEMLLQLFKEAALHRDEDAVILPINKNFQAVNNYIEALHPNVFREQPLALLQIFLLLQQNSGLLGIRAATIRLIRQHLYLIDEGFRSNPEACRLFMEILRQPGGITHQLRRMNRYGILAAYLPAFGHVVGRMQYDLFHVYTVDEHTLFVVRNLRRFALEKHKAEHPLCTEIFQIIEKPELLYIAGLMHDIAKGSGGDHSTVGARIAGDFCQRHGINRRDTDLVKWLVQNHLLMSMTAQRKDISDPDVIHEFATAIGNQETLNYLYLLTVADIRATNPNLWNSWKDALLKELYLTTRWAFRRGLAKPLEQQEKINEVKSESLALLRRLGISDRTIENVWQMVNDEYFLRYLAEEIAWHTVAISACKPGDLPLVLLRPVSQRGSAEIFLYAKDQDFIFAYSTAVLDQLGLTVFDAKIITSADGYVLNSYHVLEQTGEPINDHLRQAQICSRLRACLQHPSCTPLRVHRREPREIRHFTVPTQIYFHDDPQNRYSILELVTTDRPGLLSKVGQAFRQCDIRLYNAKISTIGSRAEDIFYITDHQDRPLDIDLQKRRLSEAIITLVGPS from the coding sequence ATCCTCTCGTCCGCCGAGCACATCAGGTCGCTTCGAGAACATATTCAACAGCATAACGAGGAGCTTACCGGACGCTTTCACGCCGGCATTCCTGCCGCTGACCTGATTCGGGCCCGCTCCGATTTTATGGATGAACTGTTGGGAGCGTGCTGGAACCATTTTCTCGGACCCGAGGCGCAGCAACTTGCACTCGTCGCGGTGGGCGGCTATGGCCGACGCGAACTTCATCCTTATTCCGACATCGACCTTTTGATTCTTCTCGATGCTCATTGCAGCAGCGGTGCCCGAGCGGAAGATTCGGCCTATCGACAAAGTCTGGCGGAGTTTTTCAATTTGCTGTGGGACATCGGCCTAAAACCCGCGCACAGCGTTCGCACGATCGACGAGTGCGTGGAGCAGGCCCGGCAAGATCTGACGGTCATCACCAACCTCATGGAATGCCGTCTTCTCGACGGCTCTCCCGCATTATTCAAAGAGTTGTGGGCGCGCATCGGCCCCGAACATCTCTGGTCCTCGCGAGAATTCTTCGAAGCCAAGATGGCCGAACAGGCCGCCCGCTATGCCAAATACCACGACACGGCCTACAATCTCGAACCCAATATCAAGGAGGGGCCGGGAGGGCTCAGGGACATTCAGATCATCGGATGGATCATCAAGCGCCATTACAATGCGTCGAATCTGAACGACCTGCTTCTGCACGGCTGGCTGACCGAAGCCGAGCACGGGGAACTCATGCAGGCGCAGCATTTTCTCTGGCAACTCCGTTTCGCCCTGCATACTCTGACCGGTCGCTGCGAAGACCGTTTGCTGTTCGAATATCAAAAAGAACTTGCACGCAAATTCGGTTACCAGGATCCCAACGTCAACCAGGCCGTAGAGCAATTCATGCAGCGTTACTTCCGCACGGTCATGGGACTCGAGCGACTGAACGAAATGCTGCTGCAACTGTTCAAGGAAGCCGCACTACACCGCGACGAGGATGCCGTCATCCTGCCGATCAACAAAAACTTTCAGGCGGTCAACAACTACATCGAGGCGCTGCATCCGAACGTGTTTCGGGAACAGCCTCTCGCCCTACTGCAAATTTTCCTCCTTTTGCAGCAAAACTCGGGCTTGCTGGGCATACGCGCCGCCACCATCCGACTCATCCGTCAGCACCTGTATCTGATCGACGAGGGATTCCGCAGCAACCCCGAAGCTTGCCGGCTGTTCATGGAAATCCTGCGTCAGCCCGGCGGCATCACGCACCAACTGCGGCGCATGAACCGCTACGGCATCTTGGCGGCCTATCTGCCGGCTTTCGGCCACGTCGTCGGACGCATGCAATACGATCTATTCCACGTCTACACCGTGGACGAACATACGCTATTCGTCGTCCGCAATCTCAGAAGATTCGCGCTCGAAAAACACAAGGCCGAGCATCCCCTGTGCACCGAAATTTTTCAGATTATCGAGAAACCGGAACTACTCTACATCGCGGGCTTGATGCACGACATCGCGAAAGGGAGCGGCGGCGATCATTCCACGGTAGGCGCGAGGATTGCAGGGGATTTTTGCCAACGCCACGGCATAAATCGTCGGGATACCGATCTGGTCAAATGGCTGGTCCAGAACCACTTGCTCATGTCCATGACGGCTCAGCGCAAGGACATCAGCGATCCCGACGTCATTCATGAGTTCGCCACTGCCATCGGAAACCAGGAAACGCTGAATTATCTCTATCTTCTGACCGTGGCGGACATTCGCGCCACCAATCCGAACCTGTGGAACTCCTGGAAAGACGCCTTGCTCAAGGAGCTGTATCTCACGACGCGCTGGGCATTCCGCCGCGGACTTGCAAAACCGCTCGAACAACAGGAAAAGATCAATGAGGTTAAATCGGAAAGCCTTGCTCTGCTCAGACGCCTTGGCATCAGTGATAGGACCATCGAAAATGTCTGGCAGATGGTCAACGACGAATATTTTCTGCGTTATTTAGCGGAAGAAATTGCCTGGCATACGGTGGCCATCAGCGCCTGCAAGCCGGGAGATTTGCCCTTGGTCCTGTTGCGCCCGGTCAGCCAACGGGGCAGCGCGGAGATTTTTCTCTATGCGAAAGACCAGGATTTCATATTCGCCTACAGTACGGCGGTGTTGGACCAGCTCGGACTGACTGTGTTCGATGCCAAGATTATCACCTCGGCGGATGGCTACGTGCTGAACAGCTATCATGTGCTCGAGCAGACTGGGGAGCCGATCAACGATCACCTCAGGCAAGCCCAAATTTGCAGCCGCTTGCGGGCGTGCCTACAACACCCGAGCTGTACGCCGCTTCGGGTCCACCGGCGCGAACCGCGGGAAATACGACATTTCACGGTGCCCACTCAGATCTATTTTCACGATGATCCGCAAAACCGTTACTCGATACTGGAACTGGTCACCACTGACCGCCCCGGCCTTCTGTCAAAGGTTGGTCAAGCTTTCAGGCAATGCGATATACGGCTTTACAATGCAAAAATCTCCACCATTGGCAGCAGAGCCGAAGACATATTCTATATCACCGACCACCAGGATCGTCCCTTGGACATCGACCTCCAGAAACGCCGCCTGAGCGAAGCGATCATCACGCTGGTAGGGCCCAGCTGA
- the pyrH gene encoding UMP kinase, translating into MSAPKYTRILLKLSGEALMGEQGSGIDPQTIKRLAHEINDLCRIGVQVGLVIGGGNIIRGSEKASEGLDRVTGDYMGMLATVLNALAMQDALEKLGQPVRVMSALKINQVCEDYIRRRAVRHLEKGRVVVFAAGTGNPFFTTDSAASLRAIEINAELLIKATKVEGVYSADPLKDPKARFYSRLTYDEALDQRLNVMDATALVLCRDHNMPLRVMNVFEPGAVMRVVLGEDIGSLIETGK; encoded by the coding sequence ATGAGTGCGCCCAAATACACCCGAATTCTGCTGAAACTCAGTGGCGAGGCGCTAATGGGTGAACAGGGAAGTGGCATCGACCCACAAACGATTAAACGTCTTGCGCACGAAATAAACGATCTGTGTCGGATCGGTGTCCAGGTGGGGCTGGTCATCGGAGGGGGCAACATCATCCGTGGCTCGGAAAAGGCTTCGGAAGGCCTGGATCGGGTAACCGGGGATTACATGGGTATGTTGGCCACGGTGCTAAATGCCCTCGCCATGCAGGATGCTCTCGAAAAACTTGGTCAGCCCGTCCGTGTCATGTCGGCCCTGAAGATTAACCAGGTTTGCGAGGACTACATTCGGCGCCGTGCAGTTCGTCATCTCGAAAAAGGGCGCGTTGTCGTTTTCGCCGCCGGTACCGGTAACCCGTTTTTTACGACGGATTCGGCCGCAAGTCTCCGTGCGATCGAGATTAATGCCGAACTGCTTATCAAGGCCACTAAAGTAGAGGGCGTTTATTCGGCGGATCCGCTCAAGGATCCCAAGGCGCGGTTCTATTCGAGGCTGACTTATGACGAGGCTTTGGATCAACGTCTCAATGTGATGGACGCCACGGCGCTGGTTTTGTGCCGCGACCATAACATGCCGCTGAGAGTGATGAATGTGTTCGAGCCAGGCGCTGTCATGCGTGTGGTTCTGGGCGAGGATATTGGATCCTTAATTGAAACCGGTAAATAG
- the rpsB gene encoding 30S ribosomal protein S2 has protein sequence MSNVTMRQMLEAGVHFGHQTRYWNPKMAPYIFGARSNIHIINLEKTIPLFDEAMKYLEQQAANRGRILFVGTKRTTRKVIEDEAKRCGMPYVNYRWLGGMLTNFKTIKQSIARMKELEAMRDDGRLHRFNKKEALGMMRELEKLEHSLGGIRDMDRLPDVLFVMDVGYEKNAISEAKKLGIPVVGIVDTNNSPVGIDYVIPGNDDSIRAVLLYAQNAATAILQGKAHSLDFAGGEDEFVEMESNTEASSDAAEEAGSTYAE, from the coding sequence ATGTCCAATGTAACCATGCGCCAAATGTTGGAGGCCGGCGTACACTTCGGTCACCAGACGCGCTATTGGAATCCCAAGATGGCTCCGTATATTTTCGGTGCGCGGAGCAACATCCATATTATCAATCTGGAAAAGACCATACCTCTGTTCGACGAAGCCATGAAATACCTCGAACAGCAAGCGGCCAATCGAGGCAGAATTCTTTTCGTCGGAACCAAGAGGACCACTCGCAAGGTCATCGAAGATGAAGCCAAGCGCTGTGGCATGCCTTACGTGAATTATCGCTGGTTGGGCGGAATGCTCACCAATTTCAAGACTATCAAGCAATCCATAGCCCGGATGAAGGAACTGGAAGCGATGCGCGATGACGGTCGTTTACATCGCTTCAACAAAAAGGAAGCTCTCGGCATGATGCGCGAACTGGAGAAACTGGAGCACAGTTTGGGCGGAATTCGGGATATGGACCGACTGCCGGACGTTTTGTTCGTCATGGACGTGGGCTATGAAAAGAACGCTATCAGCGAAGCGAAAAAGCTGGGCATTCCGGTCGTCGGTATTGTCGACACCAACAACAGCCCCGTCGGCATTGACTATGTCATACCGGGCAACGACGACTCGATTCGTGCCGTTCTGCTGTATGCGCAAAATGCTGCGACGGCGATCCTGCAGGGCAAGGCGCACAGTCTCGATTTTGCCGGCGGCGAAGACGAATTTGTCGAGATGGAGTCCAATACCGAGGCAAGTTCGGATGCCGCTGAGGAAGCGGGTAGCACATATGCCGAGTAA
- the tsf gene encoding translation elongation factor Ts, with protein sequence MNISAAMVKELRERTGSGMMECKKALQEASGDMEAAVELMRKAGLAKADKKSGRTAAEGLISTRTSADGKRAVILEINCETDFVAKGDDFTDFADKVVETALDSTAGSLEDLFATMIPSTGSSVEETRRAMIAKIGENINVRRFESITSERGIVASYLHGTRIGVLVELIGGDQALGRDIAMHVAASKPLCVEDKDVPAETVAKEREIAKAQAEAEGKPANIVEKMVEGKIKKFLGEVTLLGQPFVKDPDQTVGKLLSSRGASVGRFVRFEVGEGIEKAESNFAEEVMAQVRNS encoded by the coding sequence ATGAATATCAGTGCCGCAATGGTGAAGGAACTCCGCGAACGCACCGGTTCGGGGATGATGGAATGCAAGAAGGCGTTGCAGGAAGCCAGTGGCGATATGGAGGCCGCAGTCGAGTTAATGCGGAAAGCGGGGCTTGCAAAAGCGGATAAGAAGTCCGGTCGTACCGCCGCCGAGGGCTTGATTTCGACAAGGACGAGTGCCGACGGTAAGCGTGCGGTGATCCTGGAGATCAACTGCGAGACCGATTTCGTCGCCAAAGGCGATGATTTCACGGATTTCGCCGATAAGGTCGTGGAAACCGCGTTGGATTCGACCGCTGGTTCGCTCGAGGACCTGTTCGCTACGATGATACCGTCTACCGGTTCCAGTGTGGAGGAAACGCGTCGGGCGATGATTGCCAAGATCGGTGAGAACATAAACGTCCGTCGATTCGAAAGCATTACGTCGGAACGCGGGATTGTCGCCAGTTATCTGCACGGCACCCGGATCGGTGTCCTGGTGGAATTGATAGGCGGTGATCAGGCCTTGGGTCGGGATATCGCCATGCACGTCGCGGCGAGCAAACCCTTATGCGTCGAAGATAAGGACGTGCCCGCGGAAACCGTGGCTAAGGAGCGGGAGATTGCCAAGGCCCAGGCCGAAGCCGAAGGGAAGCCTGCCAATATCGTTGAGAAGATGGTTGAGGGCAAAATCAAGAAGTTTCTCGGGGAGGTTACCTTGTTGGGCCAGCCCTTTGTCAAAGATCCCGATCAAACGGTTGGTAAGTTGCTGAGCAGTCGGGGAGCTAGCGTTGGACGCTTCGTTCGTTTCGAAGTTGGCGAAGGCATCGAGAAGGCCGAAAGCAACTTTGCCGAAGAAGTGATGGCACAAGTCAGGAATAGCTGA